The Arabidopsis thaliana chromosome 5, partial sequence genomic interval AGCTCAtcgaaaaacagaacacaaggAGCAGATTGACGAGCCTTGTCAAAGATTTCTCGGACGTTGGCTTCACTTTCTCCAAACCACATTGTGAGAAGCTCGGGTCCCTTGACACTGATGAAGTTTGCTTGGCACTCGTTTGCTATAGCTTTGGCTAACAGGGTTTTACCACATCCAGGAGGACCGTAGAAAAGAACTCCCTTTGATGGAGACATACCAAACTTCTCGAATTTCTCTGGATGCTCCACAGGGTATTGAACAGTCTCCTGAAGCTCTCTCTTAACATTCTCGAGACCTCCAATATCCTCCCAGGAGACATTTGGAACCTCCACAACAGTTTCACGAAGGGCGGATGGGTTGCTGTTTCCAAGAGCAGTGTGGAAGTGTTCATTAGACACAGCCATGGAATTGAGGATTTCGGCGTCAATTGAGTCATCTTCCAAGTCAATCACATCCATCTTCTCTCTGATACATTGAAGGGCAGCTTCAGTGCATAGAGCTGCAAGATCAGCTCCAACATATCCATGCGTGTCCTTGGAGATTCTTTCTAGATCAACATCTTCAGCTAGCTTCATGTTCTTCGTGTGGATCCTAAGAACTTCAAGACGTCCAATTTCATCAGGAACACCGATATCAATTTCCCTGTCGAATCTTCCAAACCTTCTCAAAGCCGGATCAATACTGTTGGGACGATTTGTTGCTCCCATAACAATAACATGGGCACGTGATTTTAGTCCATCCATAAGCGTAAGGAGCTGAGAGACAATCCTCCTCTCAACCTCACCAttcgtcttctctctttttggtgCAATAGAGTCAATCTCATCAATGAATATGATAGACGGGGCATTCTTCTCAGCCTCCTCAAATGCTTTCCTGAGGTTGCTCTCACTCTCACCAGCTAGTTTCGACATGATTTCCGGTCCATTGatacagaagaagaatgcTCCGGTTTCATTAGCCACAGCACGAGCAATAAGAGTCTTCCCGGATCCAGGAGGTCCGTAAAGCAGAATTCCCTTTGGTGGCTTCACACCAATTGATTTAAAGAGTTGTGGATGCCTCAAGGGAAGTTCAACCAATTCCCTAATCTGAGCCATCTGTTTCCTGACACCACCAACATCGTCATAACCAACCTCATCAAGCCTTTCTTCGTCCTCCCTCTTAACTGGTTCACCCTCACAGAAAATCTCTGTATCTGGAGCCACCACACAGTACTCAGCAGGATCAGTCTCGATCACTTTGAACTCCACACTCCTCATTCCTCCTCTCACTAGGAAAAGATCTCCCTTCCTCACTGGACGGTACGCCTCCAGAAAGTAAGCtggtgaaaaaaacaatataagtTTAGAAAACACGAACTCCAAAAGACAAGCTAGACTATGAtatgaaagagagaatcaaaagaTTAAAGCAAACTTACGTTTCAGGTAAGCATCAAAGAGGTTTCCAGTAACGCCTTCAACTGTATCATCAACAGGCAAGATGTGAACACGCTTTCCATACTTGACATCTGGGCATTGGTGAACAGAAATAACATCTCCCAGCCTAACCCTCAAGTTAGACCTTACAACCTTATTCATTCTGATCTTGGGTTCCTCACATGTTTCATCAGCGAGGGCAATGCATACAGTGTCCTTCCTCTTCTTACCctgaaaatccaaaaccccAATCAAGTAAGTAATCACAGAGATAAAAAGAACAATCCAAACCAATtctaaactcaaaaaaaaaaacttcagaCAAAAAAGTTGTACCCTAACTGAATATGTTTACAAGATCagacaaagtaaaaaacataacTGAATATGTTTACAACATGCTCGTGATATACAGTCAAGACACAGACGATCCAAACCAAGTCTAAACTCAAAACACCCTAACATAGTGACATAAGGAACAAAACCTAACCTTGATGAGAATTGTATCGCCTCGGAAAAGCTGGAGTTTTTCCATGGTAGTAGGATGGAGAGAGACAACAGAGTTGTCATCGTTAATAGCTTCATCGACAACAAGTCGGTTTGGAGACTTCTTCCTCTCTAGAATCGCAGTACTGAAATCCTTCTTAGTTTTCCTGAAACAAATACCCCAGgaagacaaacaaaatcagCTTTCAGATGAGATCAAACTAAAAAACCCTATTCTCAATATCGAAAAACCCAAgtaaaaaaatcgaaactttatgatcggaaaacaaaaatcaaagatctAAGTACTTACGAGTCGGAGGATTCCGGTTCGTTTGACATAATGATAGCTTAAACTGACAAGAGAGCTCTAAGAAGGAAGTTGGGAAATTTGTTTCTAGAGAGATCgattggtgatgatgatgatgatgatgaatgggATCTCAAGGGAGCTGAACTCGGGATTTTATACGCTCTGTGATTTCCTTCTTGTTGGAAAAATAAGCGACCCTTAACTTTTAAGTTTATCTTGAAAAGTTCCAAAAACTAGGTGTTGTGATAAATACACCCATGTTCCCTTAACATCAtatcaattaatttatattattatatgatttatcgagaatcaaaacaaaaatctaccTATATgaagaattaaaaaatttgatgtaattttaaacttattttaatAGTGTGGCGAGGGTACGTAAATGTTTATTAAAAACGTTATGGGGgaaagttgaaaataaaagtaaaagagaggTGAGGATAACAGTTTTACTTTCTGGTTTTAGCAAACACAAGAAAGGAATAGAAGGTTCTTAGGTAGCGGTACCAAAGCAAGCTACatgtttttcttacttttttataaatagaaatttaatatcttaccatttgatttctttgttctaAAATAGATTTCCGTTTTTTTTATACGAAGTTATCAACATACGATTCAATTCAATAATTGcagaaatttttgtttgcatatgaatatatcatcaatatgaaattctaaataaatattcataattatttattatacgaaaaaataattattttcccAAAAGATAAACCCTTATTGTTGTAAAAAAGTTATCAAACTAACTGAACTTTCatctaattaaaaatattagttacttaaaaaaaagtttgggttACAAAAGATTAATAGGAATCTAGGATATCATCAATCTAGAACTACGCGCCGTTGTTAGTCTCTTCGATATTAGACGTTGCGCCGTTTTCACTTTGAGATTTGCGATATTATAACTACATGCCGTTTTAAACTCCACTGATCGTCTTCTATTCTAGTTCGATTCTCGACGGAGAATACTCGACGAGAAAATCCAGATCGGGAATCAacttagagaagaagaaaattaaaaaagagaacTTCTAAAGATGAATTTGGGGTTCTTAGTTGGAGTTTTCGGCGTTCTTATTCTTTCTCATGCCGCTTATTCAACAATCCAATGTATGTCTACTCTTCCCAATCCAATTCCAGTTCCAATTGAGTCAGATCTACTTTAATTTTCGAGATAGGATCTTGATTTGggtttctcttgtttatttcAGATAGAGGATTGTTGAAGATTATGGAGGAAGAGTTTTCTCGACCACCGATTAATGTGAGTATATAATGATAACGGTTTCTCTTTTCCTCAATTGTGTTTGAATTATATCAGCAATGATTATGCTTTTATATGAATCATGATTGGATTTATTTAAGGTTATTCTGGAGTTGATCATTGGACTAGCTCTGTGTATGTGGGCTGCTTTGACTTTCCCTGGTAAATTTCTCTCGATCCATCCGGATTCTGATGAAAACAGGTTTGTGATCATGTTTCTCTCGAACTCTCTGTTTTGCATCAGTGTTAATCAATCTGAATTCATGTTATCTAGTGAGTGTTTTTACTATTGAATTTTTCTCTGTTCGTACTTTGTTGAACTTGGTGTAGAGTTACTACGGGTCTTATAGAAGCATCTTCTGGCTAGATTTGGTTCAATTATTCAGTTTAATCATGGGTGTTTCTAGtgaatatgttttcttttgactgAGAAGGTTTACGGATGTGTTGTTAATCAATTGATTCAAAGAACTTGTGCTCTAGAGATGTTTCGAGGGTCTAGTTTTGATGTCTCTTTAACTCTCTGTTGTGCATCAGTGTTTATCAATCTGAAACATGGAAATTTGGTAGTTATTATATTTCCCGATGATTGAATGACCACCAAAGACTCATGTTTATTGATAAGAAACTGTCGTCTAGAGATGTTCTAGGTCAAACATTGATGTTTCTTTAATACTTTGTGCAGCTAAGGTTTTCTAAAATGCAGGACATTCAAAGGGACATTTTCTAGTTTATATTTGGTCCAGTTACGATTATGGGTTTCAAGAGCTTTAACCAGTTCTGCTCCTGGCTAATTCAATcagtttatatttgtttcattggCTCTTTAGACCCACTTTGGTTCCTTCTATGTCGCAGCCTCTCCCCTACCTTTTTGTACATTAGGTTCTTgaattggttttgagtttggCTTTTGCTAGATAAAGTGAATATCTCCTGTTAActggtttctttcaaaaaatttgCAGGGCGGTGTTTTTACCAGATAATTCGGATTTCATGATATTCAATCACCGTGGCAGACTGTTCCCACCGCAGATCGACatgaagttttgaatttttatcaCACTGCTTAGTCAAACACTGATCTGTGTAATGTTATGAGATGTTTCCATTGAAATTCTACTCTAAGTAACTACTCTGCTTTGCATCAATTTTTGATTCTTGAAACGAGTCTTGTGATGTTTCTGTGTGTCAGGTCTCTACTTAGAATCTTTTAGAATGAAGAATCAACATAACAACAAGTGCACAGGTCCTAGCAGGATAGGATACTGTGTAAATAGTCAAAtacaaacaattaaaacaacaaaatttgctATTTTATTCATTCCGGTTACAACTTTCTGATACATTAGAAAAAGCATAACCGAACAGAACCGGTTTAGATTCTCTTGGCACTGTTCTGGAAGGTCCAACTCCAAATGTCATGACGTTCAACGCCACGGCCCATGGCACCAGAAAAACCGGGGtacatattttgaagaaaaaccTTAGAGAGATCTAAATGGGCAACGATCAAAGGCTTCTTAGGTTTCTTAACGGTTTCTGGCGCGAGAGTAACTGTAACCTTGGAGTTTCTATACTCAATCCAAGCCTTGTACCTCTCTCCATTACTCAGCTTGAACTCTTTAAACGACCAGTGTTTCATTTTCCCAATTCCTGTCTGAACCCAATAACCAGCTTTCTCAGCAACAACGGAAGTAACAGAGTTGATATTAATCCCGACATGGTTATCATTAATGTCTCCAAAACCTTTGTCCTGAAAAACGTCGAATTCGACAGCAAAGATGTGGTTTTTGGGGTTGccattgttggttttgttgaatATCCCGAGGTATCCAGCGGGTCCAGGACCGTCACTTTCAATGGAAGGGACGACAACAAAAGCAAGGCCGTGACCAGGGGCGGGTTTGATGCGAGTAGAGATggagaaagtgaaagaagTTTCAAATGgataaggagaagaagagtttgaagaagGCTTGAAAGGGACTGGAGTGGACCAAAGACTTTGGCCGTGAGAGAATGGGTTCTCGTCTCGTGTCATGGAGAGAGCTCCGGAGCGGCTGACGCCATCAGAAGCAGGACCGAGCTCAGCGTCTCCAAGGAAGACCAACTCTGAGGTTTTGAGGTTGAGGTTGAGGTTGACGGCGGAAGTGGTGTGAGCTAAGAGCAGagcaagaaaacagagtttatGAATCTTCATTGCGTTTTCGTAACTGCTGTTTACTCAAGTGAGAGTTTGAAAGAGTGAAATTATTAACGTGGTGATTTATAAAGAGTAAAACATAAGCCCATGTACATGACGTCATATTGTATGATGTCAAGTAAACGCATCACCTACAAGATTTCCTTATCCTTTCCATAAATTGAACTCGACCAATAAAAAACGTGATTGTTAataatggaaagaaaaaaaaattaaaacaaaatcatcgaATGGTCACATCAGCACATGACATTTTGTCAAGTAAACGCGTGAAGACACTGTTGTGAATACACTCATTCAGCAGAGTATGTGTACAGTGTACGCATATCTCGTATATTAGATTGTACTTGTCTTTTGCGATGTGAAAGCATAGTATACGGTATCATTATGTGGATGAATGAATAGAAAACACTACGTCAAAAGGATAAGGAAAATCTAGTGGGTTCTTTAATTCTTTACCCACCACATAGACAACACTACGTCGTATAGAAATTTACTTAGAGAGTATTGAAGAGGAACATAGACAACCTTGTGTTTCTTCGGTGTAATTGGTCTAGAAAAGGACCAATGCAATGCAAAGATCGATTGCTGTTTATTTTTCTACGAGAgatattttcaaagaaaattcaCTCAGGAAAAAGTAATTTGCTTTGCATCCCAAATTCTCATCAGTTTATCACACATATGAAATGTTCAACAATCTTACCATTGATTTCTTAGTAAATCGATCTCTGATTTTTCGTTTGAACGATTTTTAAATAGTAATCGTAATATTGTAGTTTAACCCAAAAATACTTGCACAATTGGttaaaaagttcaaattttttagAGAGATCAAAGGTTCATATTTTctcaacaaataaatattgtgaacttacaataaaaaatagaaaatggaGGGTTCTTTTGCAAAAAGGAGCAAAAACGGATTGAGCAGTGTAGTTGAGGCTTTAAATATGGCCCATGAGTCGTTGTGGCCCACAACTTAATATAGAAAAAGGTGCAAGTTGCATAGGCCAACGCCAATGTAACCCTCATTAACTTCATTATTAGTCTAAGAAAAACTCTTAGGCACGATCCGCAAGCTACGGACAGCTTGAGATTGTCTTGTCacactttatttttttaatctctaaaAGTTGACCGTTGAATTTGTATTCGAACAGCCTGTAATATGGGATGGAGAGTGGATAGCCTGTATACATGATTATACATTGTTTGGTTAGATAAACATATACCAATATAGAGAGAGCAGCAAACATACCAAAATCATTCAAATCTCTCGCTTAATTACTCAGATAAACTCTCTATCGGCGAACGCTATGGATTCGGAGCAGCAGACGGAGCTCTTATTACGCATTAGTCAACTAGTGTCTTTCGTCGATCCTCTCTTTTGGATTTCGGATGAAGCAACGAGTTATGTCGTATTAGTCACTAGTCGCATAATCGATCTCCTCAGCTCTATGGATTTGGACTCGCTACCAAAACCGGAGACCAAACTCATGTCACTCACTACTCAAACCATAGCTCTCTTCAACACTATGGATTTGAAATCCCAGCCGAAGCCGCTAAGGAAGTTCATATCATTAGTATCTGAAAACATCCCTCTCGTCAACTCTATAGATTCTGCTACGGATCAGAAGCTCAAGTTgctcttttttaaaataaggGAACTCGAGCCGGAGCCGGAGCTCATATCACTCCTCCACCAAATTTACTACCTCGTCAAATCTAAGGATCCAGAGTGGGAGAAGCTTATTTCCTTATGCCCACAAGTACAAGTAAGCTTTCACGACGGAAAATTTCAGGTGACTGGAAATGTCCAGCGGTGCAGCAATAAAAAGCGGGACTGCCGATTTGAACGCTACAAGTTTTCAGGAGAAGACTACACCCATTTTCGCTGCTCGGCTTGCAATGGCGACGACCATGATGAAGAATATGACAAGGCTCCACTTGAGATCATTCACCCTCTTCATCCAAAACATTCTCTCCAGCTTGTCTTGATTGAAGCTTCTTATAGAACGAGGGAATGTTATTGCTGTGATGAAGATCTCGAACAGATGTTTTATTACTGCCCGGCTTGTGATTATGCTATCAATATAGCTTGTGTGGAGAAACCACGACGCTTATCTGTAGACCATCCCAAGTGGCATGAGCAtactctttctctgtttccaaGAAAGACTCCCTTGACTTGCAGCGTTTGTGCATTGACACATACAAGATGTCCTTTCTATATATGTCCCCCTTGTGACTTTGTGGCCCATCAAAGCTGTTTCAGCTTACCACGTGTCATTCGCATATCTCGTCATCACCATCGTATCTCTTTCACTCATTCTTTTGAGAAAGGAGATTGGTCTTGCGGTGTCTGCCGTAAAAAGATCGACAATGATTATGGCGGTTATTCTTGCATCAAGGACGGTTGTTTCTATGGGGCACATTCAAGATGTGCCACACGAAGAAGTGTGTGGGATGGTAAAGAACTCGAGGGAGAGccagaagaaaatgaagaagaacttAAGCCGTTTGTCAGGATAAGCGACGGAATCATACAACATTTCAGTCATAAGCATCATCATTTGAGACTTGATGAGAACACTGACAGAGATTACGATGAGAATATGGAGTGTCAAGCATGCGTCAGACCAATCTATTTCGGTAACTTCTACTCTTGTATGCAATGTGATTTCATTCTTCATGAAGCATGTGCGAATCTTCCTCGTAGACACCATCATCCAATACATGCACATTTGCTAACTCTAGTAACAGAGTATTACAATGTTATGGTCCATCGTAGCCAAGTTTGTTCAGCTTGTCCTTCGTTGTTGAGGGCTTGTTTCTTCTATAAGTGCGATGAACAAGACTGTGATTTCCAGCTACACGTTCAGTGCGCCGTAGTTTCTGAGCCGCTAGTCCATGAAAGTCATATGCATCCTTTATTCCTTACATCCGAACCATATGAGGCAAGACTTTGTTCGGTATGCAAAAAAGAatcatggcttcttctttccacaaaagaaacattcaATTGCATTGAAGAGTGTgattttgctttgtgttttggaTGTGCTACTTTACCTCAAAAGTTGAGGTATAAGCATGATAAGCATATGCTCACTCTTTCTTATGGGAACAAGACAAGTACCATGGCTTATTGGTGTGAAGTTTGCGAGGGATACTTAAATCCAAAAGAGCGATTTTATACGTGTGAGGAGGATTGTTGTGTCACCCTCCACATTGAATGTATATTTGCTATGACCATGAAACCTTATTCGTGGTGGCTCTTCTCCGGTAAAAAGGTATACGTTCTACCAAACAATGGTCATATGACTCACACATTTGCTTCGTTTGTGAGAAGCGTTGTCCACACAAAGTAGCTATTCAGTGCTctggaaaaaaatattgttccACGTATTGTCTTGTTAAAGATTGATGGTAGAGGGAAGAGCAAATGTTTTGATGGAGATTGTAAGAAATGTTATTAATATTGTATTCCGTTGTAttgattaatcaaaatatGTGCAAAAATAGATTCAGTCAGATGGTTGATCTGTATTAAAAACTTGATCCCGGTTCTTCAGTGGAAGGGAAAGCCTCTAACCATGGCTGCAGGAGGACCACGGCGGCACCTCTGATGCATCTCATCAACAGCTTCAGGTGATCCTGAAAAGAGTGCTTCCATTGAACCATCCCTGCGGTTCCTGACCCATCCCTATACCCCAAGCTGCTCAGCGTTCTCAACAGTCCAGTTCCTGTAACACACTTCTTGTAATTTTTCCCTTTATTGCCACCCTCACCTGCACCCAACTTTGAATATTTAGTAGACATCTAAAGCCAATCAGCATGTTCATCACGCAAAGGAACATTTCGCTTGAATAGCTGATAAATGGGGATAAAGAAGAACAGAACGAGCATGAAGATTCCAACGAAACTTAGTTGTAGATAAATATATCACATATGCAGATGTACTTCGGTTATAGAATTGCATCTAACTCAACCTTTTTGATGGTCTCAGACTCTTCAAGTATGAAAGTTTAAATCGCCAACattttaaccaataaaaagaGTCTAGGATCTGAACAAGCATATCATAGTTTCATCTATAGTATAACTCTCTGTTTCAATTTTTGACAACCAATGTGAAACAATAACCCATTCTATGTCCTGAGTGGTCATGGTGGACACAGGACGAGATGAGCGAAGCCAAAGCAGAGGATGAGCGGCAGAGAACgtaggaagaggaagagatgatgattctgatgatAACGGCGAACGGAGAGACTACGAGGATTATAGATTCTCAACAGGATTTGTGGAACCTTGCCGAAACTCAGGATTCTTGTTCGAATTCCGACGATGGAGGCCAAACTCAGAAATTTTCTCATGTTTCAGAGTTATTTCCTTTGGTTTAATAATTCATCGCCGAATCCCggttatattatatttaaccAACCGGTTCGATTGCATCTCGTTCGGTCTAATCAagattcattctttttttttaggcACCCTTAAACTTGAAAGTGTAAAGGCCCATATGAATTAGGCAATGATGGCCCAAGCCCAAAATACTGCAACCGTTCTGCACTGCAACAATTCACATCAAGACAAAGCAGAGGTttacagaggaagaagacaggTAGACAGGCTATGCAAAGAAGAGCGTATCGAGCGTACCATCTAACCAATTTGAttacatgttttgtttatgaaaaacatgtaaaatttgCAAATGCCGACCTAAATAACTCGAAtataatttgacatttttaacATTGAACTGTTCAGGTTTCTAATCTTTAAATCCTTCATTGACTTTGCGCTCAGACAACCAGTAAACTTTTAAGATGATCTCATGATTtcgattttttaattatcttaatAAGCATTACAACAAGAAAAGATCCACAAGACTTATTAGTCACGAAACTGTCGTAATTTACACATTATGATTCTTGAAGTGCGcgttttgatttgttcttttattatataaagtaaacATCTACTGTtaactaattattttaaatctctCTGGTGAGCTGTTTCTTTACCACATAATCAGATTTCGTGATCTTTGATCACTAACAGAGATCGACATGCAAAAGTGTTCGTTTGACGATTTCAGTTATTTCTCTGCTTTACCGTTGGTTCACTGTAACTTGCTTAATCAAACATATTATATCCTTTTTTAATGTAATGAGATGTTTTTGAGTAACTACGCCCATTTCGTTAATCATAACTTCTTCTATCTAAAATTGATGGTTGACTTTGTATTCAGACAGCCTTGAGGTGTTGTCTCGTGATCCGCAAGCTACGagttctatatatacatatacatacagaGAGCAGTAAGTTTCTTATACGCATTAGTCAAAATAATCATCTCTCATACCGCTCATAACTATTCAAATAAAATCCCTTCTCAGCAGCTCTATGGATTCCGAGTCGGAGCTCATGATATCTCTTATTTCTCAAATGTTAACCATCTCATTCTCCGGGGATGACTCACCACAGATGCATTCAAAGTACATAAGACTTGCTTGTCAACTAATCTCTTTGGTCAACTCTCTGGATTTGGATTCGCAGTCAGAGCCTAAGTCGAAGATCATATCGCTCATAAAGCAAATAATCTCTGTCAGCAACTCTGTTTCAGGACCAGGACCAGAGTGCGAGTTGGTATCACTGGTGACTAAAATGATCTCTATCATCAGCTCTACATATTTTGATCTCAAGCAGTCAGAGCCGGAGCTTATATCACTTACCGCTCAAATATTCTCTATCCTCCTAGCAATGGACCAGCGCTCGGAGCTCTTAACACTCCTTTCTCAGCTAGGCCGTCTCGTCCAGACGGAGGAACTGAAGATCACCAATAACCAACAAGTACCTCTCACCGAAGAAACAGATGTTTTCGACGGCTACACAGAGGTTACGAATTGGGAGTCGGAGctcattttatatatcatttctcaaaTGGTATCTTTAATAAGAGGTGAGGATATGTGTCTAGAGCTGGCAACAGATCTCACAGGATACGTTACTCAACTTATCCCTCTCATCAAATCTTTAAATCTGGATTCGAATCCGGAGTCGGAGCAAGAGCCGAAGATCACATCACTCATTAGGCAAATAATCTCTCTCAGAAACACGTATGTTTCTGGACCAGAGTCGCAGTTGGTATCACTCGTGACTCGGATTATATCTATCATCAGCTCTACAGACTTGGATCCCACGGAATCACAATGGAGGCTCACGTCAGTCACTTATAAAACATGCCGTATCCTCAACGAAATGAAGGATTCGAATTCGGAGATGGCATCACTCATTAATCAAATACACGATCTCGTTGATGCAGATGAGAGACGAAAGCCAGAGTCGAGGCTCATATCACGCATCACTCAACTAATGTCTCTCACAAACTCTTGGAGTTATACTTCAGATAGGGATTCCAAGATCATATCTCTCATTATTCGAATAATCGATCTGGTCAAATCGATGGATTTGGATTCGAAGACGAAGCCGAAGTCGAAGCTAATGTCACTCATTACTCAAACAATCTCTGTTTACAACTCTATGGATTTGGATTCTCAGCCGAAGCCGCTAAGGAAGCTCATATCACTTGTTTCTCACTGTCTTCATAACGTTAGGCCTACAGATTCGGACTCAGACTCAGATGGGAATTACGTGTCACACGTTGAAGATTCATTGAATCACGAGCCGGAGCTGGAGCTCATTTCACTCATCCATCAGATAGGCTCCCTCGTCATTTCTATGAATCCAAAATGGAAGAAGCTTATTTCCTTCTGCCCTATATTTGAAGTAAGTTTGAATCATGGTAAATTTCAAGTGAGCCAGGAACTCACCTGCAGAAGCAATCGGTTATACTATATCCCTATGAAGTGGGATTGTCTCCAGGTCAACTGGAATTTACTAAAGTTACCAGGAGAAAATGACTTCACTCATTTTCGATGTCGAGGTTGCAATGGTGAGAACCATAAAGGTTATGAACAGGCTCCGGTTGATGTCAAACACCCTCTTCATCCAAAACATTCTCTTCAGCTTGTTTCGTCGCAACCTTCTAGTGTTAGAACGAGGGAATGTTATTGCTGTGATGAAGATCTTGCCCATATATTCTATTGTTGTTTGGCTTGCAATTATGCTATGAATGTAGCTTGTGTGAAGAAACCTAGTGTCTTATATAGAGACTATACGAGGTGGCATGAGCATAAACTTGCTCTGTTTCCAAGACTGCAGGCTTCCAGCTTAACTTGCAACCTATGTGCCTTGGCTGATTCTAGCTCGCCTATCTATATGTGTCCCCCTTGCGACTTTGTCGTCCATCAAAGGTGTACCGGCTTACCACGTGTTATAAGGATTTCCCGCCATCTCCACCGTATATCATTTACCTACTCCTTTGACCAAGGAGATTTGTGTTGTAGTGTTTGTCGCAGAAAGATAGACAATGATTACGGGGGCTATTCTTGCATCAAGGACGGTTGTTCATATGCGGCTCATTCAAGATGTGCAACACAAAGAAATGTGTGGGATGGCATCGAACTTGAGGGAAAGccagaagaagttgaagaagaagtcgtTGAACCGTTTGTGACAATAAGCCATGGAATCATACAACATTTTAGTCACCCACAACATCATTTGAAACTTGACGAGAACACGAGCAAAGATTACGACGAGGATAAGTTATGTCAAGCATGCATCATGCCAATCTACTTCGGTAACTTCTACTCTTGTGTGCAATGTGATTATATACTCCACGACGAATGTGCGAGTTTCCCTCGCAAAATGCATCATCCGATACATCCACATCTGCTCACTTTAGTGAACTCTGATGGTGTTATCAACGTTAGAAAGAAATGTTCAGCTTGTCCTTGGATGTGCACAACTGGTTTCTTCTATGAGTGCAGTAAAGAAGATTTCCAGCTACATGTGCAGTGTGCCAACGTTTCTGAGCCACTAGTCCATGAAAGTCATATGCATCCTTTATTCCTAACAACCAAACCAGAAGAGTGGAGAGTATGTTCCGCTTGCAAAGAGTC includes:
- a CDS encoding membrane magnesium transporter-like protein (FUNCTIONS IN: molecular_function unknown; INVOLVED IN: biological_process unknown; LOCATED IN: endomembrane system; EXPRESSED IN: 24 plant structures; EXPRESSED DURING: 15 growth stages; CONTAINS InterPro DOMAIN/s: Magnesium transporter (InterPro:IPR018937); Has 155 Blast hits to 155 proteins in 63 species: Archae - 0; Bacteria - 0; Metazoa - 105; Fungi - 0; Plants - 44; Viruses - 0; Other Eukaryotes - 6 (source: NCBI BLink).); translated protein: MNLGFLVGVFGVLILSHAAYSTIQCIGLLKIMEEEFSRPPINVILELIIGLALCMWAALTFPGKFLSIHPDSDENRFVIMFLSNSLFCISVNQSEFMLSSECFYY
- a CDS encoding Legume lectin family protein (Legume lectin family protein; FUNCTIONS IN: carbohydrate binding, binding; INVOLVED IN: biological_process unknown; LOCATED IN: apoplast, cell wall, chloroplast; EXPRESSED IN: 19 plant structures; EXPRESSED DURING: 12 growth stages; CONTAINS InterPro DOMAIN/s: Legume lectin, beta chain (InterPro:IPR001220), Concanavalin A-like lectin/glucanase, subgroup (InterPro:IPR013320), Concanavalin A-like lectin/glucanase (InterPro:IPR008985), Lectin (InterPro:IPR016363); BEST Arabidopsis thaliana protein match is: Legume lectin family protein (TAIR:AT3G16530.1); Has 1816 Blast hits to 1796 proteins in 114 species: Archae - 0; Bacteria - 18; Metazoa - 0; Fungi - 0; Plants - 1792; Viruses - 0; Other Eukaryotes - 6 (source: NCBI BLink).), which gives rise to MKIHKLCFLALLLAHTTSAVNLNLNLKTSELVFLGDAELGPASDGVSRSGALSMTRDENPFSHGQSLWSTPVPFKPSSNSSSPYPFETSFTFSISTRIKPAPGHGLAFVVVPSIESDGPGPAGYLGIFNKTNNGNPKNHIFAVEFDVFQDKGFGDINDNHVGININSVTSVVAEKAGYWVQTGIGKMKHWSFKEFKLSNGERYKAWIEYRNSKVTVTLAPETVKKPKKPLIVAHLDLSKVFLQNMYPGFSGAMGRGVERHDIWSWTFQNSAKRI